One region of Ascaphus truei isolate aAscTru1 chromosome 13, aAscTru1.hap1, whole genome shotgun sequence genomic DNA includes:
- the LOC142464763 gene encoding uncharacterized protein LOC142464763, translating into MAMAGRASFAVHFLMVLKELLAFVLVSYTVLIGALLLAGWTTYFMVLK; encoded by the coding sequence ATGGCGATGGCTGGGAGAGCATCATTCGCTGTCCACTTCCTCATGGTGCTGAAGGAGCTGCTGGCTTTTGTGCTGGTCAGTTACACGGTGCTGATTGGGGCCCTGCTGCTGGCTGGATGGACAACTTACTTCATGGTCCTTAAATGA